In the genome of Cryptomeria japonica chromosome 8, Sugi_1.0, whole genome shotgun sequence, one region contains:
- the LOC131035905 gene encoding NDR1/HIN1-like protein 10 gives MPEAGARKRVMPPMQGKVPRFVCGVITCIIVVVGLVVLIAWLSLQPHKPKYYLEYGSASFLKVSDDGMVSAKMQFNLTTRNSNKKIGIYYDRIAVMMSYDGDYFAWGSMLPFYQHHKNTTYLHTNLYGEMVNLQGAKSHDLRLEHSSGKVDLVLEVYASVRFKVGSWKSGHYTLRVKCRNAKLDVTNGTFQRTKCKVKV, from the coding sequence ATGCCGGAGGCTGGAGCTCGAAAACGTGTGATGCCCCCGATGCAGGGCAAGGTGCCGAGATTTGTATGCGGAGTGATAACATGCATAATAGTGGTGGTTGGTCTAGTGGTGCTCATCGCATGGCTCTCTCTGCAGCCCCACAAGCCCAAGTACTATTTGGAGTACGGCTCCGCCTCCTTCTTGAAAGTCTCTGACGATGGCATGGTGAGCGCCAAAATGCAGTTCAATCTGACCACCAGGAATTCCAACAAGAAAATCGGCATATACTATGACAGAATAGCGGTCATGATGTCCTACGATGGGGACTACTTTGCATGGGGGTCGATGCTTCCATTCTACCAGCACCACAAGAACACCACTTATTTGCACACCAATCTGTATGGGGAGATGGTTAACCTGCAAGGGGCAAAGTCCCACGATTTGAGGTTGGAGCATTCTTCTGGGAAAGTGGATCTGGTGTTGGAGGTGTATGCATCTGTGAGGTTCAAGGTGGGGAGCTGGAAGTCCGGGCATTACACGCTCCGAGTCAAGTGTCGCAATGCCAAATTGGACGTGACCAACGGAACTTTCCAACGCACCAAATGCAAGGTCAAGGTCTAA